The Microbacterium sp. KUDC0406 genome includes a window with the following:
- a CDS encoding TetR/AcrR family transcriptional regulator translates to MPRSAAQNRDARERSQAAILHAAFEVFGDKGYHEASLAEIARHAGVAQGLVSYYFGGKEQLVGAVLDAYFAKMTALAFDDESADERLRTIIDMSLIGADQSMPQQRITLGLSILPTTHRIYAESEQRSLEAVLAAGELMQDLFRERGADDPALEEVMLRSVLEGVIVKRAVYGRTYPLQAARCWVHRMYGLGDPAEPLPFVASDPASTALRAIDA, encoded by the coding sequence ATGCCGCGTTCCGCAGCGCAGAACCGCGACGCCCGCGAGCGCTCGCAGGCCGCCATCCTGCACGCCGCCTTCGAGGTGTTCGGCGACAAGGGATATCACGAGGCGAGTCTGGCCGAGATCGCCCGCCACGCGGGGGTCGCGCAGGGACTCGTCAGCTACTACTTCGGGGGCAAGGAGCAGCTCGTCGGCGCCGTGCTCGACGCCTACTTCGCGAAGATGACGGCGCTCGCCTTCGACGACGAGAGCGCCGACGAGCGGCTGCGCACGATCATCGACATGTCACTGATCGGCGCGGATCAGAGCATGCCGCAGCAGCGCATCACCCTGGGTCTGTCCATTCTGCCCACCACGCACCGCATCTACGCCGAGTCCGAGCAGCGCAGCCTCGAGGCGGTGCTCGCGGCCGGTGAGCTCATGCAGGATCTGTTCCGCGAGCGCGGCGCCGACGACCCCGCCCTCGAGGAGGTCATGCTGCGCAGTGTGCTGGAGGGCGTGATCGTCAAGCGCGCCGTGTACGGGAGGACCTATCCGCTGCAGGCGGCGCGGTGCTGGGTGCACCGGATGTACGGGCTGGGCGATCCGGCGGAGCCGCTGCCCTTCGTGGCATCCGACCCCGCGTCCACCGCGCTGCGCGCGATCGACGCGTAG
- a CDS encoding uracil-xanthine permease family protein, which yields MSLWKIHGNGRTVAPDAVVRPDERLNWPATIAIGVQHVVAMFGATFLVPILTGFPVPTTLLFSGVGTILFLLITRNKLPSYLGSSFAFIAPVTAATAVGGTGSALAGIVAVGVLLAIIGVVVHTAGVAWVDRFLPPVLAGTIVALIGFNLAGAAHNNFAAAPVTATVTLGLTILFAVVFRGFLGRISIFLGVIAGYIFAGIRGELDFEAVEKADWVGLPTFQFPDFVEPNTWSAMAMFLPVVLVLIAENVGHVRGVATMVNDPKINENTGKALIADGISTTLAGFFGGSGTTTYGENIGVMASTRVYSTAAYWVAGITAILLSMSPKFGAVINSVPAGVLGGVTTALYGLIGVIGVKIWVDNKVDFSRPVNQYTAAVALIVAVGGFAIKGESGFELGGIVIATVAAIVIYHGGNAIARLRKTGADDPKPLAAVGPIGGDPTDR from the coding sequence ATGTCGCTGTGGAAGATCCACGGCAACGGACGCACTGTCGCGCCCGACGCCGTCGTCCGTCCTGATGAGCGCCTGAACTGGCCCGCCACGATCGCGATCGGCGTGCAGCACGTCGTCGCGATGTTCGGCGCCACGTTCCTGGTGCCGATCCTCACCGGGTTCCCGGTGCCGACGACCCTGCTGTTCAGCGGTGTCGGAACGATCCTGTTCCTGCTCATCACGCGCAACAAGCTGCCCAGCTACCTGGGCTCGTCGTTCGCGTTCATCGCGCCGGTCACCGCCGCGACCGCGGTCGGCGGCACGGGCTCGGCACTCGCCGGCATCGTCGCGGTCGGCGTGCTGCTGGCGATCATCGGTGTCGTCGTGCACACGGCGGGCGTCGCGTGGGTCGACCGGTTCCTGCCGCCGGTGCTCGCCGGCACGATCGTCGCGCTGATCGGATTCAACCTGGCCGGCGCCGCGCACAACAACTTCGCCGCCGCCCCGGTCACCGCCACCGTCACGCTCGGGCTGACCATCCTGTTCGCGGTCGTGTTCCGCGGGTTCCTCGGCCGCATCTCTATCTTCCTCGGCGTGATCGCGGGATACATCTTCGCCGGCATCCGCGGCGAGCTCGACTTCGAGGCGGTCGAGAAGGCCGACTGGGTGGGTCTGCCCACCTTCCAGTTCCCGGACTTCGTCGAACCGAACACCTGGTCGGCGATGGCGATGTTCCTGCCGGTCGTGCTCGTGCTCATCGCCGAGAACGTCGGCCACGTGCGTGGCGTCGCCACCATGGTGAACGACCCGAAGATCAACGAGAACACCGGCAAGGCGCTGATCGCCGACGGCATCTCGACCACGCTCGCCGGCTTCTTCGGCGGTTCTGGCACGACGACCTACGGCGAGAACATCGGCGTCATGGCATCCACCCGCGTCTACTCGACCGCGGCGTACTGGGTGGCCGGCATCACGGCCATCCTGCTCAGCATGTCGCCGAAGTTCGGCGCCGTCATCAACTCGGTGCCCGCCGGCGTGCTCGGCGGCGTGACCACCGCGCTGTACGGCCTGATCGGCGTCATCGGCGTGAAGATCTGGGTCGACAACAAGGTCGACTTCTCACGCCCCGTGAACCAGTACACCGCCGCGGTCGCGCTGATCGTCGCAGTCGGCGGGTTCGCGATCAAGGGCGAGAGCGGCTTCGAGCTGGGCGGCATCGTCATCGCCACGGTCGCCGCGATCGTCATCTACCACGGCGGCAACGCGATCGCCCGGCTGCGGAAGACCGGCGCCGACGACCCGAAGCCGCTCGCGGCGGTCGGTCCGATCGGCGGCGACCCCACCGATCGTTGA